From the Psychrobacillus sp. FSL K6-4046 genome, one window contains:
- a CDS encoding PadR family transcriptional regulator: MTETAFYILFSLTEPRHGYGIIKRVEELTNGRLHLGSGTIYGTLTKMQKDEMITVFSDEKRKTIYEITGIGKLIMRKEMERLQEVQNNISVYKGEFDEEI, from the coding sequence ATGACGGAGACCGCATTTTATATCCTCTTTTCTTTGACAGAACCACGTCATGGATACGGAATTATTAAAAGAGTAGAAGAGCTGACAAATGGAAGGCTTCATCTAGGTTCGGGAACGATTTATGGAACGCTCACTAAAATGCAAAAAGATGAAATGATCACTGTCTTTTCAGATGAAAAAAGAAAAACAATTTATGAAATTACAGGAATAGGTAAACTGATTATGCGAAAGGAAATGGAGAGGTTACAAGAAGTGCAAAACAATATTTCGGTTTATAAGGGGGAGTTTGATGAAGAGATTTAG
- a CDS encoding DUF2812 domain-containing protein — protein MKRFRWFWSYRIQSTEKWLESMALKGFMLKDFNRFTRIFTFNKTTPSKVTYSIQFKSCSLPDRLQKAGWRDPLKAGKWSILKNEASHVPFYPSSDSLFKRIRLHAYLFLIISIFYLSTSPVNFLILKSFDDNNPNFASIIIPLLILLLLASVTIFVFISYRAYEKYMFNLNEEVKNSRKRIRKIRLAWMYQPLQTKKWLDEMHRKGYELDRVYAAIFTFVPSKHEKIAYEVTFEPKLKSDYYTLHKEIGWKLKYTSNMSVLNYSIWSMPYSEQAPKPSFTYDIAEKRQQIKKAFKMNITITLFLLLVLGQSLYMQWVLDMPSSTFTIVLKYLITFMTFFWIILTIKVIIGYKKEMNLLKEF, from the coding sequence ATGAAGAGATTTAGATGGTTTTGGAGCTACCGTATACAATCGACCGAGAAATGGCTAGAAAGCATGGCTTTGAAAGGTTTTATGTTAAAAGATTTCAATAGATTCACACGTATATTTACATTTAATAAAACAACACCTAGCAAAGTAACCTATTCGATACAATTCAAATCTTGCAGTTTACCCGATCGGTTACAAAAAGCCGGCTGGCGAGATCCATTAAAGGCGGGTAAATGGAGTATTCTCAAAAATGAAGCATCTCATGTTCCGTTTTATCCATCTAGCGATAGCTTGTTTAAACGGATTCGATTACATGCATATTTATTTTTGATCATATCCATCTTTTATTTATCCACAAGTCCCGTAAATTTCTTGATTTTAAAATCATTTGATGATAATAATCCTAACTTTGCATCTATTATTATTCCGTTACTTATATTATTACTATTAGCAAGTGTTACGATTTTTGTCTTTATATCCTATAGAGCATATGAAAAATATATGTTTAATCTTAACGAAGAGGTCAAAAATAGTAGAAAGAGAATAAGGAAAATCCGTTTAGCATGGATGTATCAACCGCTTCAAACTAAAAAGTGGTTAGATGAAATGCACAGGAAAGGCTATGAGCTTGATCGCGTATATGCTGCCATATTTACTTTTGTTCCTTCTAAGCATGAAAAAATAGCATATGAGGTTACTTTTGAGCCTAAGCTGAAATCCGATTATTATACGCTTCACAAGGAAATCGGATGGAAGCTTAAGTATACGTCCAATATGTCCGTGCTGAATTACTCTATCTGGTCAATGCCTTATAGTGAGCAAGCACCTAAACCTTCGTTCACTTATGATATAGCAGAAAAACGACAGCAAATAAAAAAAGCATTTAAAATGAATATAACAATCACTCTATTCCTATTACTAGTTTTAGGCCAATCCTTGTATATGCAGTGGGTATTAGATATGCCTTCGTCTACATTTACTATTGTATTAAAGTACCTTATAACATTTATGACGTTTTTCTGGATTATTTTAACCATCAAAGTTATTATTGGATATAAAAAAGAGATGAACTTACTGAAGGAGTTTTAA
- a CDS encoding serine hydrolase domain-containing protein gives MKTINTKLEEIDALINGVIEEQGVGISVSIVKNGKLIFAKGYGYAQLEPTPKLIDENTYMSIQSVTKNFVSVCMMKLVEEDLIHLDKPIVHYLPYFRTKEKGSSDHITVRQVLSHTSGFPADLGIANLVAPNVREIYSDTPTEWSEALAHYRLKEEEVTSIHSREDITRWFRKVELDYPPGHTWNYCTDAYVILGDLIEKVTGESWESFLQNRFITPLQMKRTTADVRIIMDDDNYAKYYT, from the coding sequence ATGAAAACAATAAATACTAAACTAGAAGAAATAGACGCTTTAATAAATGGAGTTATAGAAGAACAAGGAGTTGGAATTAGTGTCTCTATTGTTAAAAATGGGAAACTAATTTTTGCTAAAGGCTATGGATACGCTCAGCTGGAACCTACCCCTAAATTAATTGATGAAAATACGTATATGAGTATTCAGAGTGTAACTAAAAATTTTGTTTCAGTATGTATGATGAAATTAGTCGAAGAGGACTTGATTCATCTAGATAAGCCTATCGTACATTATCTGCCCTACTTTCGGACAAAAGAGAAAGGCTCGAGTGATCATATCACAGTAAGGCAAGTATTAAGTCACACTTCTGGTTTCCCAGCAGATTTAGGGATAGCCAATTTGGTTGCGCCAAATGTAAGGGAGATTTATTCAGATACACCAACTGAATGGAGTGAGGCTTTAGCCCATTATCGGTTAAAAGAAGAAGAGGTAACTAGTATCCATAGTAGAGAGGATATCACTAGATGGTTTCGCAAGGTTGAGTTAGATTACCCTCCTGGACATACTTGGAACTATTGTACGGATGCTTATGTTATTTTAGGAGATTTGATAGAGAAGGTTACAGGTGAAAGCTGGGAATCCTTCCTTCAAAATCGGTTTATTACACCATTACAAATGAAGAGAACTACGGCAGATGTCCGTATCATAATGGACGATGACAATTATGCTAAATATTATACCTGA
- a CDS encoding serine hydrolase domain-containing protein yields MLNIIPDKIETPYPTNSLAAPIGFLYSTATDLAAYMLFHLNKEFNQLLDVSSKKEMQSRESRVSQDWDNETNTCFYGLGWFIEDYKGHTIVEHGGGQMAVRALISLVPEESIGIAILLNFDSSVHRDISSKIMDIMLDL; encoded by the coding sequence ATGCTAAATATTATACCTGATAAAATTGAAACACCTTATCCAACGAATTCATTGGCTGCTCCGATAGGCTTCCTTTACTCTACCGCAACAGATTTGGCAGCCTATATGTTGTTTCATTTGAACAAAGAATTTAACCAGTTACTTGACGTTTCTTCAAAAAAGGAAATGCAAAGTCGAGAGAGTCGAGTTTCTCAAGACTGGGATAACGAGACGAATACATGCTTTTATGGGCTAGGGTGGTTTATAGAGGATTATAAGGGCCATACCATAGTAGAGCATGGCGGAGGGCAAATGGCAGTTAGAGCATTAATATCATTAGTACCAGAGGAAAGTATTGGCATCGCCATTCTTTTAAACTTTGATAGTAGCGTCCATCGTGATATCAGTAGCAAGATCATGGATATCATGCTAGATTTATAG
- a CDS encoding AIM24 family protein, with amino-acid sequence MSRYSIAEFIKSTEQEDKGEGFFELETERLLEVNLEGLVWAKAGSMVAYHGKIKFEREGVFEQGMGAMFKKALTGEGASLMKANGHGKLYLADSGKKIIILHLQNEAIFVNGNDLLAFEPTIKHNIKIMKKVAGMMSGGLFNVKCEGTGLVAITSHYEPLTLRVTPGKPVFTDPNATVAWSGNLQPDFQTDVSFKTFVGRGSGESIQMKFQGDGFVIVQPYEEVYFQRQS; translated from the coding sequence ATGAGTAGATATTCAATAGCTGAATTTATAAAAAGTACGGAGCAGGAAGATAAGGGAGAAGGCTTTTTTGAATTAGAAACAGAACGTCTACTGGAGGTTAATCTGGAGGGGCTAGTTTGGGCAAAGGCAGGATCCATGGTTGCTTATCATGGAAAGATTAAGTTTGAGCGTGAGGGCGTTTTTGAGCAGGGGATGGGTGCAATGTTCAAAAAAGCTTTAACAGGGGAAGGCGCCTCGCTTATGAAAGCAAATGGCCATGGTAAGTTATATCTTGCCGACAGTGGAAAGAAAATCATTATCCTTCATCTACAAAATGAAGCGATCTTTGTAAATGGGAATGATTTGCTAGCTTTTGAGCCTACGATTAAGCATAATATTAAAATCATGAAAAAAGTGGCAGGAATGATGTCTGGGGGCTTGTTTAATGTAAAGTGTGAAGGAACTGGTTTAGTGGCTATTACATCTCATTACGAGCCTCTTACATTGCGTGTGACTCCAGGAAAGCCTGTTTTTACAGATCCTAATGCTACCGTGGCTTGGTCCGGCAACCTTCAGCCTGATTTCCAAACAGACGTCTCCTTTAAAACCTTCGTGGGTAGAGGTAGTGGAGAGTCGATTCAAATGAAGTTCCAAGGAGACGGCTTTGTTATTGTACAACCTTATGAAGAGGTATATTTCCAAAGGCAGAGTTAA
- a CDS encoding serine hydrolase domain-containing protein, producing MKKSIDTKKLGFVLVLIFILLAKLPFPFLGEVYANHTFKTEDIDKFVTSYLKQHGLPGASIVVVKNGQLIYEKGYGHDSEGNPITEKSLMRIGSASKSFSAFAVLQLVEEGKVQLDDRVIKYLPEVTLDDSRWKEVTIRQLLSHTSGIPNPIIVPPANNLKAGVERLSDWRLQANPGEKYYYSNANYWIIALLVEKISEQEFSEYLNQKLFSPLGMDDSLANVNSGDLVVGLPRGYVTVYGKAMPWSELEAMNMGAGSIISTASDMGKWLSMQTNEGKSEEGEQLLSKELLEETYSPQLGSEKYSLGWELSSPNVKPARISHSGVETTYQAQQDIIPNSGYAVAVLLNSFTPTIEHAYEISTGIIQLTEGQKPELKAPVSKIIDLSLGVITMIYLLLGIRGILRSKRWSKERKKQTAWRFVLGLMPQIVPSLLIGWLFFIVPTLQNNSSTTMNVFGLFPAALFLLAIVFMIGVVLTVLRIYYRISFKDKNYTKKRSELL from the coding sequence TTGAAAAAATCTATTGATACGAAGAAACTAGGCTTTGTTCTTGTATTAATATTTATCCTATTAGCTAAGTTACCCTTTCCCTTTTTAGGTGAAGTATACGCTAATCACACCTTTAAAACTGAAGACATTGATAAGTTTGTCACTAGCTATTTAAAGCAGCACGGACTACCTGGTGCTTCCATAGTAGTTGTAAAAAACGGTCAATTAATATATGAAAAAGGATATGGTCACGATTCTGAAGGGAATCCTATAACGGAAAAATCGTTAATGAGAATTGGTTCCGCATCTAAATCATTTTCTGCATTTGCTGTTTTACAGCTTGTTGAGGAAGGTAAAGTACAACTCGATGATCGAGTAATTAAGTATTTGCCAGAGGTCACACTTGATGATTCACGCTGGAAGGAAGTTACGATTCGTCAACTTTTGAGTCATACATCAGGTATACCAAATCCGATCATTGTCCCACCAGCGAATAATTTAAAAGCGGGAGTAGAACGTTTAAGTGATTGGAGGCTTCAAGCAAACCCAGGAGAGAAATATTACTATAGTAACGCAAATTACTGGATCATAGCACTTTTAGTAGAAAAAATTAGTGAACAGGAATTCTCTGAATATCTTAATCAAAAGTTATTCTCTCCGCTTGGAATGGACGATTCACTTGCTAATGTTAATTCGGGAGACTTAGTAGTTGGTCTACCTAGAGGATATGTAACCGTATATGGAAAGGCAATGCCTTGGTCAGAGCTAGAAGCGATGAATATGGGGGCTGGAAGTATTATATCTACAGCATCTGATATGGGTAAATGGCTTTCTATGCAAACAAACGAGGGTAAATCTGAAGAAGGAGAACAATTACTATCAAAAGAATTATTAGAAGAAACTTATTCTCCACAACTTGGAAGTGAAAAATATAGTCTTGGTTGGGAATTAAGCTCACCTAATGTAAAGCCAGCACGCATTTCACATAGCGGGGTGGAAACAACCTATCAAGCGCAACAAGATATAATACCGAATAGTGGTTATGCAGTTGCAGTTCTATTAAATAGCTTTACTCCTACAATTGAACACGCTTATGAGATAAGTACAGGTATTATCCAATTGACTGAGGGGCAAAAACCTGAACTAAAAGCTCCAGTATCTAAAATCATTGATTTATCACTTGGAGTTATTACAATGATCTATTTGTTATTAGGAATTAGAGGTATTCTGCGGAGTAAAAGATGGTCTAAGGAACGGAAAAAACAAACCGCTTGGAGATTTGTCCTTGGATTAATGCCTCAAATAGTTCCATCATTATTAATCGGATGGTTGTTTTTTATTGTTCCCACGTTACAAAATAATAGTTCGACCACAATGAATGTATTTGGTCTTTTTCCAGCTGCGCTGTTCTTACTAGCTATAGTTTTCATGATTGGTGTGGTTCTTACCGTTTTAAGAATCTATTATCGAATATCATTCAAGGATAAGAATTATACGAAAAAACGCTCAGAATTACTCTGA
- a CDS encoding SDR family oxidoreductase, translated as MILVENRKNEKIPAQEQKRQPGIEAEMEPRPDFSQNLAGKSQRLAGKIALITGGDSGIGRAVAVAYAKEGADVAISYLDEHEDAEETKKIVENEGKKCLLLPGDIGEESVCQEIISKVIGEFGKLDILVNNAGEQHTQTSLKDITAEQMEKTFRTNVFSMFHLTKAALDHLKEGSTIINTTSITAFQGAPNLIDYSATKGAILTFTRSLAGSLVEQGIRVNAVAPGPIWTPLIPASFAADEVDGFGSQTPMKRPGHPSELASGYVYLASEDSSYVTGQVLHINGGTPL; from the coding sequence ATGATTCTAGTGGAAAACCGAAAAAATGAAAAAATTCCAGCACAAGAACAGAAACGTCAACCAGGAATTGAAGCAGAAATGGAGCCAAGACCTGACTTCTCTCAAAACCTTGCTGGTAAATCTCAAAGACTAGCCGGAAAAATTGCTTTAATCACTGGTGGAGATAGTGGTATTGGACGAGCAGTAGCAGTAGCTTATGCTAAAGAAGGTGCAGATGTAGCAATCTCCTACTTAGATGAGCATGAGGATGCGGAAGAAACCAAAAAAATTGTAGAGAACGAAGGAAAAAAATGTTTACTACTACCTGGAGATATTGGTGAGGAGTCTGTTTGTCAGGAAATTATAAGTAAAGTAATCGGCGAATTTGGAAAGCTCGATATACTAGTTAATAACGCTGGTGAACAGCATACTCAAACATCTCTGAAAGATATAACAGCTGAACAAATGGAGAAAACTTTCCGTACAAACGTGTTTAGTATGTTCCATTTGACTAAAGCTGCGCTTGATCATTTAAAAGAAGGAAGTACGATTATTAACACTACTTCTATCACTGCATTCCAAGGTGCACCTAATTTGATTGATTATTCCGCTACAAAGGGTGCTATTTTAACGTTTACTCGTTCACTAGCAGGTTCCCTTGTAGAACAAGGAATTAGAGTAAATGCTGTAGCTCCAGGACCAATATGGACGCCGCTTATTCCTGCCTCCTTTGCTGCTGATGAGGTGGATGGTTTCGGTAGTCAGACACCTATGAAACGACCAGGTCATCCAAGCGAGTTGGCTTCGGGCTATGTATACTTAGCATCTGAAGATTCGTCTTATGTAACTGGACAAGTACTTCATATTAACGGCGGTACTCCTTTGTAA
- a CDS encoding response regulator transcription factor, whose translation MKLKVLLIEDDMLMREFITDYFKRDNWEIYEADDGKAGIECFNQTNFDLVILDIMLPKMDGWSVCKYIREKSEVPIIIITAKSEDDDQILGFELGADEYVTKPLSPRVLVARANALIKRREGIVVQDGETEIYGNIRINRSAHTVSVAHEKILLSPKEYDLFIFLIKHYGKVLHREYILNAVWGYDYMGDLRTVDTHIKKLRAKLGVEGKYIYTVIRSGYKFEVES comes from the coding sequence ATGAAACTAAAGGTATTGTTGATTGAGGATGACATGTTGATGAGGGAATTTATAACAGACTATTTCAAAAGGGATAATTGGGAAATTTATGAAGCAGATGACGGAAAAGCAGGGATTGAATGTTTCAATCAAACAAACTTTGACTTAGTTATTTTAGATATCATGTTGCCTAAAATGGATGGATGGTCTGTATGCAAGTACATTCGTGAAAAATCGGAGGTACCTATCATAATTATTACCGCAAAATCAGAAGACGATGATCAAATCTTGGGATTTGAGCTAGGTGCAGATGAGTATGTTACTAAGCCTCTAAGTCCAAGGGTATTGGTAGCCCGTGCCAATGCATTGATAAAAAGAAGGGAAGGTATTGTCGTACAGGATGGAGAGACGGAGATTTACGGGAATATACGTATTAATCGATCGGCACATACCGTTTCGGTTGCTCACGAAAAGATACTTCTCTCACCAAAAGAGTATGATTTGTTCATCTTTCTTATCAAGCATTATGGCAAGGTATTACACCGAGAATATATTTTAAACGCTGTATGGGGGTATGACTATATGGGAGATTTACGCACCGTAGATACACATATAAAAAAGTTAAGAGCGAAGCTTGGAGTAGAAGGGAAATATATTTATACCGTTATACGATCTGGCTATAAATTTGAAGTGGAATCATGA
- a CDS encoding sensor histidine kinase, which translates to MVFKLFIVTTTLILIVFSFIMLAEVFFFEKFYHSSKVQTLEENMIYLKDQINKEELNEQQINEQIASLMNQKDATISILNEYFNHIPIEPYYIELNVDQTLISIRIPNEGMEVGSLPQELEIGNTLVIDGIFIDEKNKILQPVEINPPQFRDVQMGLSRVHGKVTDFLLPEQRSYNPLYQDTLIDEVLNDWIPNSRELSLLKDGSVVQRQWQDKWSGVNYIVLTSALEDQDRYLMVMASLQPVGEAVEVLQQYFILIAPIVIALVIILSMIYSRIVSRPIRMLSRSATRLAKLDFSEQIEIRSKDEFGGLARDMNSLSNNLQAALNDLTLANGKLQGEIKEKQQAEKLRKQLIANLSHELKTPLGIIKGFAEGLQDNIAKEKSERYLSLIVSETDRMNALILDMLELSKYEAKAIRLQMENFSLTDLIENVAESFSQQLESKRLLLSYDFEADQILVKADYRRIEQVILNLLSNAIRHASENTIITVSITRTEVSKVTVIIENVGSFIAEEELSNIWEQFYRIENSRNRKSGGTGLGLAIVKHILELHQSEYRGMNTNQGVAFSFTLNEDRGEQDE; encoded by the coding sequence GTGGTTTTTAAACTGTTTATTGTAACAACTACTCTTATTTTAATTGTTTTTTCTTTTATCATGCTAGCTGAAGTGTTCTTTTTCGAAAAGTTCTACCATTCGTCAAAGGTACAAACATTAGAAGAGAATATGATTTATTTAAAAGATCAAATCAATAAAGAGGAACTAAATGAACAACAAATAAACGAGCAAATTGCTTCCTTAATGAATCAAAAAGATGCAACAATTTCTATACTAAATGAATACTTTAACCACATCCCAATAGAACCATATTATATCGAGCTAAACGTTGACCAAACCTTGATCTCTATTCGAATTCCCAATGAGGGGATGGAGGTGGGATCACTTCCACAAGAACTCGAGATTGGCAATACATTAGTTATAGATGGAATTTTCATAGATGAAAAAAATAAAATTTTACAGCCAGTTGAGATTAACCCTCCTCAATTTAGGGACGTCCAAATGGGACTGTCAAGAGTGCATGGAAAGGTAACTGATTTTCTACTACCAGAACAAAGGTCATACAACCCTCTCTATCAAGACACTCTCATCGATGAAGTCTTAAATGATTGGATACCTAATTCTCGAGAATTATCACTTTTGAAAGATGGATCTGTCGTACAAAGACAATGGCAGGACAAATGGAGTGGAGTAAATTACATTGTCTTAACATCCGCACTAGAGGATCAGGACAGGTATTTAATGGTTATGGCTTCTTTACAGCCTGTTGGAGAGGCCGTCGAGGTACTTCAACAATACTTTATCTTAATAGCTCCTATTGTTATTGCTCTGGTTATTATCCTGTCTATGATTTACTCTAGGATTGTTTCAAGACCGATAAGAATGTTAAGCCGTTCTGCAACGCGCTTAGCTAAACTCGACTTTTCTGAGCAAATAGAAATCCGTTCCAAGGATGAATTTGGTGGGCTTGCGCGAGACATGAATTCCTTATCGAATAATTTACAAGCAGCTTTAAATGATTTAACACTTGCAAATGGGAAACTACAAGGGGAAATAAAAGAGAAACAGCAGGCTGAGAAACTTCGCAAACAGTTAATTGCAAACCTCTCTCATGAGCTGAAAACCCCTCTTGGAATTATAAAAGGCTTCGCTGAAGGCTTGCAGGATAATATAGCTAAAGAAAAAAGCGAACGGTATCTATCTCTGATCGTTAGTGAAACAGATCGGATGAATGCCTTAATTTTAGATATGCTAGAGCTTTCGAAATATGAGGCAAAGGCTATCCGCTTACAGATGGAAAACTTCTCTTTAACCGATTTAATAGAGAATGTAGCTGAATCTTTTTCTCAGCAGTTGGAGAGCAAGCGATTATTACTCAGCTATGACTTTGAAGCTGATCAAATATTAGTTAAAGCAGATTACAGAAGAATTGAACAGGTTATCTTGAATCTTTTGAGCAATGCAATTCGGCATGCTTCCGAGAATACTATAATAACCGTTAGTATTACTCGAACAGAGGTGAGTAAAGTGACAGTAATAATAGAAAATGTTGGCTCATTCATCGCGGAGGAAGAGCTAAGCAATATTTGGGAACAATTCTACCGTATTGAAAACTCACGAAACCGCAAATCCGGTGGTACCGGTTTGGGGCTAGCCATAGTGAAACATATACTCGAGCTTCATCAAAGTGAATATCGAGGGATGAATACAAATCAAGGAGTAGCATTTTCTTTTACATTAAATGAGGATAGGGGAGAACAAGATGAATAA
- a CDS encoding transglycosylase SLT domain-containing protein, with product MKISRIIAGHITCLVLLVGIYDTASAEPTWEAKCSSYGDIKQNQNPSYQHMNCLLTNAALDANIPPEVVKAVASKENGGWKQFNENGQPIVSTDQGIGIMQITNQAAYDQERLKYHVTYNIQAGVEILKSMYQRNDLPKIKGAGPEIIESWYFPVMAYNGIKPANSPVYKSNGLNNTEAYQEKVFSFIEKDSYLNNSKLGKLDFRSEDFEYDTSSTENIVFKKKEYTFTSPMHASSYHFQKGDKVSVAQDNVRLRSQPSTSSASTTLGKNTTLIIEGTFLYDQSLTSINQFVWYPVRTEDKKHVGFISSAYINKKTNTQPVKKVMWGKTELKLGQIGKVTILSNTNLVKMDSNGSLTTVRTLKKGEEYRVYNYKSNNGGLYGVGGGSYIQKSSNIKYETPSKSKLALLGQ from the coding sequence ATGAAAATATCTAGAATCATTGCGGGCCATATAACTTGTTTGGTACTACTAGTTGGAATATATGATACAGCTTCAGCCGAGCCGACATGGGAAGCTAAATGTTCTTCATATGGAGATATTAAGCAAAATCAAAATCCATCATATCAACATATGAATTGCCTACTTACAAATGCAGCTTTAGATGCTAATATTCCTCCGGAGGTTGTGAAAGCTGTGGCGTCCAAAGAAAATGGTGGATGGAAACAATTTAATGAAAATGGACAACCAATCGTTTCAACGGACCAAGGGATAGGTATTATGCAGATAACTAATCAGGCAGCTTATGACCAAGAACGATTAAAATACCATGTCACCTACAATATTCAGGCTGGTGTGGAAATCCTTAAGAGTATGTATCAACGTAATGATCTACCGAAAATAAAAGGAGCAGGACCAGAAATTATCGAGAGCTGGTATTTTCCAGTCATGGCTTATAACGGTATAAAACCAGCTAATAGCCCTGTTTATAAATCCAATGGTTTAAATAATACCGAGGCATATCAGGAGAAGGTCTTTTCTTTTATCGAAAAGGACAGTTACTTGAACAATTCTAAATTAGGAAAGCTAGACTTCCGTTCAGAGGACTTTGAATATGATACTAGCAGCACCGAAAACATAGTTTTTAAGAAGAAAGAGTACACATTTACGAGTCCTATGCATGCTTCCTCGTATCATTTCCAAAAAGGAGACAAGGTTAGTGTAGCTCAAGACAATGTAAGGCTAAGATCGCAACCCAGCACTTCATCTGCTTCAACTACTTTAGGTAAGAATACGACCTTAATTATTGAAGGAACATTTTTATATGACCAGTCACTAACGAGCATAAATCAATTTGTATGGTATCCAGTTAGAACAGAAGACAAAAAACATGTTGGTTTTATATCCTCTGCTTACATTAACAAAAAAACGAATACTCAACCTGTTAAAAAGGTAATGTGGGGGAAAACTGAACTTAAACTAGGACAAATAGGTAAAGTTACTATCCTATCGAATACAAACCTAGTAAAAATGGATAGCAACGGTTCATTGACGACTGTCCGTACGCTTAAAAAAGGCGAAGAATACCGCGTATATAATTACAAGAGCAACAATGGCGGATTATATGGCGTAGGCGGGGGGAGCTACATCCAGAAGTCCTCCAATATAAAATACGAAACGCCATCTAAAAGCAAGCTAGCGTTACTGGGACAATAA
- a CDS encoding lipoprotein BA_5634 family protein — protein sequence MKKLLIIFLTTVIATTVLTGCNLLAKANGVILYGEQQDIIDSVERDKKEIIEEEQFTIKMIEQGQQKVMVLTEETAKELVSKQLIREITNQEKGKTKVAKSLSKVSEGEGLLFAKQKVEKLDAMENVKYEGNLIIGEGRAYTDMFLIVTNADYDAIEGTEKTMAVLKYDKDPSADGLKYDVEKTQLVRIEN from the coding sequence ATGAAAAAATTACTAATTATATTTCTTACTACCGTTATAGCAACAACCGTATTAACAGGGTGCAATCTTTTGGCAAAAGCTAATGGGGTCATTCTGTATGGCGAACAACAAGATATTATAGATTCTGTAGAGCGTGATAAAAAAGAAATAATCGAAGAAGAACAGTTCACTATTAAAATGATAGAGCAAGGTCAACAAAAGGTAATGGTTCTAACGGAAGAAACAGCAAAAGAACTTGTAAGCAAACAATTAATCCGAGAAATAACTAACCAAGAAAAAGGAAAAACAAAAGTAGCTAAGTCTCTTTCGAAAGTTTCAGAAGGTGAGGGATTACTTTTCGCAAAGCAAAAGGTGGAAAAACTGGATGCTATGGAAAACGTAAAATATGAAGGTAATTTAATCATTGGTGAAGGTAGAGCATACACAGATATGTTCCTAATCGTCACTAATGCAGATTATGATGCAATAGAAGGTACGGAAAAAACGATGGCTGTACTTAAATATGATAAAGATCCGAGTGCTGATGGATTGAAATATGATGTAGAAAAAACTCAGCTAGTTAGAATAGAAAACTAA